The sequence below is a genomic window from Tubulanus polymorphus chromosome 1, tnTubPoly1.2, whole genome shotgun sequence.
GAAGTGAATGATTGCGGAAACCCTAAAATATATTCAGAGATCAAGGCATTCAGTGATTATTCatacaattgattatttcattgaaattaaacAGGGATCAGCTGCACAGAGAAGGCCAGTCTAAGAGCATCTTAGTtcaatagccaatctaacaacttaagatcactTCAAGAACTTATGCCATGATTGTGCAGCTGGACAATGATAATTCTCACCCTGAACGTGTCTCCCTTCTCTCCATCATGACCGTAATCGGCAACAAGAGCAAATCCGCCATTCATATTAATCCGATTAGCGATATCCTGTATAATAACACCAGATTCAGGcgaaaattcaacatgatctCTCGATTCATCCGGTTTTATCTGAAATATGATGTCAAAAACACTCAAATACTGAACTCAATTCCAGTTaactttttcataaaatttgaatatcgaaACTTACTTTAGCTAGAGTTAAAGCCGGTGTTATTCCCGGTGATAAAACATATTTGAATTGAGGTTTATCTGTGGTAGATTCATCAGTGAAATCGATTAGAATTTCTCTCCATCCATGCTCAGTTTTCTACAAACAAGAACATCATCTTGTAGACCGCAAGTATTTTAACTTAAGTCTCgaatttaactcacaactgtggaactggatccaaattctttgtttgatttacaaaaaaagattattttagATGAATGAACATTTCATTAGGCCTACCTGGAATTTATGAATTGGAAGAGCGTCAAAAAACTCATGCGCgacataaaatgaaaatccttgaggAACGTCTTGTATTTGTttataccagaaaacatcGAATCCATATTTACTTTTACACTTTTTATAACAAGGCGCGTCTTTATCTGAAACTTCTATCGTTGTTTCTGGTGATGATAGTTTCTCTGCTTGTTTATTGCTGAGAGCAGGACTAACTTCTACAAGATGCAAGGATAATGCATCTTTGATTTGTGGAAATTGAGCACAAACCTAcaatacaaaacaaaaactttCAATCGCTGTAAAACTCAACCAAGTTTGGGTTAAATACCGAGTAACGATTTTGAGAAATTCCAGGGACTTGTTTCATAGAATGTGGAGGTGAGATTATTCACCAATCATTACTACTGTTTCTTACAATGAAAGTCATCACTGAGGATGAAGTTCATGTCTGCAAGTAACTGGCCCTAGAAGACCAAATTGGAACTTAATCAAGGTTAGGTTAAGTTGGAAGTTGACAAGATTTCTTCATGAAACAAGAGATTTGACTATTTTTCTTAGTAGAATGCAGATCATTAGAATGATGAAATAGAGAATGATTTCATTACCCGAAGTATATCATCAGCTAATGTTCCTCGACCCGGTCCTAATTCAACTAACTGTATATTTTGAGGTGAACCACTTTGCATCCATTCATTAATGCACCAAACACCAATCAActgaaatatcatcaataaagtTCATAATATCTTAATAACTTAATGTTAGTTTTTCTCTATTATATGAGTATAGACAGTTTAGTAACTAACCTCTCCAAACACTTGACTGATTTCTGGTGATGTAATGAAATCACCTTTTGTACCAAATACATCTCTGTGCATGTAATAACCCTGAAATCAGATTCAACCATTGGCAAGTTCATTCTTGATGGGTGCGGATATTTGTTTACATCAGGTGACCACTTATTGACAAATGGACTAACACAATGGTCAGTCAAATGAACTAACCCAATGGTCAGTCAAATGAACTAACCCTGGGGTTATTCTTTTCTAAACCTAGGGTTTGAATAGTCAAACAGTGTTAGTCCAATCTaatccagggcccagtttcacaaaagggattaaggcctaaatcgatttaagataaactgaattaatgaagaaattaaatcaattttagagttaaacctttttgtggaactgggtaagTTAGTCCAGGGTTGGGTGGTTGAGCACCTAGGCGTTATAACATTGGGACTGAGAGAGTTGCTGTTTAAGTCTCTTACAGCTACATGGACCAAGTCAAAGACCCCTCACAACAGTTTACAATTTCAATCACATTTCATCTTACTCTTTTTGAACTTACCGAAATTGGATTAGTAAGAACTTCCCTCATATATTTAGCTACAGTCAGTGGACCTGAAGCTTTAATACGTGTTTTTAGTTGTGTTTGTAACTGATTTGTTGATGCTGTATTGTGATTACTCCTCCATGAGTTGTGACAGTGGTGATACTCGGTGAGTAATAATGGTAAACTGCGTTGTATCAGATTTGTTGCTGAGGACGTGTTTCGTACTTTCTGCACGAGGAGGGACATCATCTTTTGACTCATTGATTCACACTCTCAGCTTACTCTTCTAGTTAGGGCTACACCTGAAGTTCAGACGTTCtagaaaataatcataaacatCATTGTTAACATTGCGCTGCAAGTAGACTGactacggaagcccctaggtgacatacgagataactttttcacaatttcaacttattaagtcgaatttcgacataataagtcgaatttcgacttaacaAGTCGAATTTccacttaataagtcgaaattcgagataataagtcgaatttcgacataataggtcgaatttcgtgttaattaagtcgaatttcgagttaattaagtcgaatttcgagttttattttcatgtcgaaattcgacttattaagtcgaaattcgacttaattaacacgaaattcgacttattatgtcgaaattcgacttattaagtcgaaattcgacttattatgtcgaaattcgacttattaagtcgaatttcgagataataagtcgaatttcgtgttaatcaagtcgaatttcgagttttattttatctcatatgtcacctaggggcttccgtactAATTACCTGATCTTCATAGTGTATTTATTCGGTTTGAATCTACCTGCGTTACACGAGaataaactgtattgaattggAAGGGTTTCCTAGCCGGCAGGGAATTCCAGAAATGCGGGCATACTAAATACCGCCAGGCGCCGTCAGACACCGCAAGGAACCGTCTGAAACCGTCCATCCAGAAACCGATGCCGAATCACGTGGTCATACTAAACACCATCAggaaattaaaaaagaatagAATATCTTATAGTACAATCAACACTACTGAACACTACTGTGTAAATTCAGTAATAATTGGCAATGAATTCACCTCCAAAAGATAATTGACTATCTAATTCtggttgttttaatttaaattCCTCAGTAAGCAGCAAGCCCGATGATTCTTTTCCTTTGCTTTGATGGAGAAGTATTGACGAATGTCGATGACGGGACAGTGGAAACGAGTTTGggacaatgaaaatgaaatactcAGTCAGTGATAACGACTTTGCCTCGGCAAATAGTAACTGTTGAACTATTGATTAGTTCAGCTAAATTTGTTATAGTTAGAACTTGGCCTAATCGTTGATGCCGTTTATAATCCCGGAtggggcttataccaacggtCCAAGGGAACGTCCGGACCCCCTTGGACCCCTCTTAATTTATTGGTGTCGTGAAATCCCTAGCGAAAATAAGGGTGCATGATCACCCAAAGGCGTTCCAGGAGAAAATGCTGTAATCGATGACTGAATTCCTCAATTAGTATCATCGGAGTGTTTGGCGGCGTCCGGGTCTAAGTCACCGCTCCGTTTAAAAGGATAATTTAATTCTGTGTTTATTATTTGACTGTAACCCTCTAAATCGAACTCGGTTTCATGTTTTTGTCCTTTCAGCAGGCTACGTAATTAGGACCCCAGACGAACGATCAGGACCGGAACAGACTGAAAAAACCAGGCGACGCTAAATTCGAGAGACGAGCTGTTGAGAATCgagtaatttatttcatatggcCTGAAGTTCCACAATATTGTATAGCTGGCTACTGGCGCGTATTCAACGCGGCAGTGGAACCTTCTATAAGCTctcaattgaaattcaattcaacaataGAGACACAATGGCGGtttttcagagttgttgatGTTATTCTGACACGCGTCATTGAATACGTCACCGGCTGACCACTGTGTACTCAAGCATAGGCCATTCACCTTAACACAATAAGAGGTATTCATTGTCACAGTTATAAAGTGATATTAATTCAGAATCTAAATCGTCGAACAATTCGACTCTTCCGTAGATACTACTCTCCGGGGGGATATACACGGAACCTAAAAGTAGATCTTTATCttcatttaacatttttttt
It includes:
- the LOC141912065 gene encoding protein arginine methyltransferase NDUFAF7, mitochondrial-like, coding for MSQKMMSLLVQKVRNTSSATNLIQRSLPLLLTEYHHCHNSWRSNHNTASTNQLQTQLKTRIKASGPLTVAKYMREVLTNPISGYYMHRDVFGTKGDFITSPEISQVFGELIGVWCINEWMQSGSPQNIQLVELGPGRGTLADDILRVCAQFPQIKDALSLHLVEVSPALSNKQAEKLSSPETTIEVSDKDAPCYKKCKSKYGFDVFWYKQIQDVPQGFSFYVAHEFFDALPIHKFQKTEHGWREILIDFTDESTTDKPQFKYVLSPGITPALTLAKIKPDESRDHVEFSPESGVIIQDIANRINMNGGFALVADYGHDGEKGDTFRGFRNHSLHDPLKDVGTADLTADVDFSYLKQCLNYFNDLSVYGPITQQDFLQNMGIGVRLKVLLQKAERKHQKDLVSGCDMLVNPNQMGERFKFCAFTKQKPEDYLPAGFKPL